TAGACGTTGACAGGTCTCTCATAATAAGTGATCAGGTGCACGTCATATTTCCCTATCATAAGCTGCTTGACGAATTGCGCGAGCAGAAGAAAAAAGCGGATAAAATAGGCACTACGAAAAGAGGCATAGGCCCATGCTATGCCGACAAAGCCTCACGGTGCGGCATAAGAATGACGGATCTTCTTAATCCGGAGAAATTTAAAGAGAAATTGAAATTCAACATAGACGAAAAAAATGCGATACTGCGTACGCTCTACAGCCACAGCGGTTTTTCATTGGATGATATGTATCACAAGTATACGGACTATGGCAAAAAGGTATCCAAATATCTGCAGAATGTACCGCTTTATCTTAATACCGCTATAGAAAAGGGCAAATCTCTTCTTTTTGAAGGCGCTCAGGGCACGCTTCTTGATATAGACCACGGGACTTATCCTTATGTTACTTCCTCGAGCGCCACTGCCGGCGGCGCATGCACCGGCACGGGTGTAAGCCCGATAAATATAGATAAAGTCGTAGGCGTGGCAAAGGCGTATACCACGAGGGTTGGAGAAGGGCCTTTCCCGACGGAATTCGGGCCGGAACTTATGAATAAAATACGCAAAAAAGGAAAGGAATTCGGCGCTACCACCGGCAGGCCCAGAAGATGCGGCTGGCTTGATGCTGTAATATTGAAACACGCGGTCATGATAAACGGGATTACGGAGCTGGCCTTGACCAAGCTGGACGTCCTTGACGATACAGATACCATCAAAGTCTGCGTGGCGTATAAATGCGGCGGTAAGACCCTGAAAAATTTTCCCGGCAACATGGAGACGCTTTCGGCCTGCGAGCCGGTTTATGAAGAACTGCCGGGATGGAATGCCGATATAAGCGCGATTACAAAATATAGGCAGTTACCCGGCAAAGCGCGAAAGTATATCGCTTATATCTCTAAGCTTGTAAATAGAAAGATAAGCATGGTTTCCGTCGGTTCAGAGCGAAAACAGACATTGATACGGGTTTAGGAAAAAGGGGACAGGCTACTTTTTTCTGAGTGGCTCGTCTTAACATAAAAAAGTAGCCTGTCCCCTTTTTTAAAAAATATGCAAGATATCCCCGCACACGTAGCCATAATAATGGACGGAAACAGGCGGTGGGCACGTTTGCACAAATTGCCCCTAACGGCAGGTCACGTCGAAGGCGTAAAAGCGGTCCGTAGAGTCCTGAATGCCGCTCCGGATGTGGGAATAAAAATACTTACCCTGTATGCCTTTAGCACGGAGAATTGGAAGCGGCCAAAAGAAGAAATCAGCGCCCTTTTGGGGTTTTTGGAACATTATCTGGATACCGAATATAAAAACCTGATG
The Candidatus Omnitrophota bacterium DNA segment above includes these coding regions:
- a CDS encoding adenylosuccinate synthase — translated: MPNTVLIGAQWGDEGKGKIIDILSEKSDVIIRFQGGNNAGHTVVIDEEEFILHLIPSGILHKGRVCVIGNGVVVDPEALLEEIEMLKKRDIDVDRSLIISDQVHVIFPYHKLLDELREQKKKADKIGTTKRGIGPCYADKASRCGIRMTDLLNPEKFKEKLKFNIDEKNAILRTLYSHSGFSLDDMYHKYTDYGKKVSKYLQNVPLYLNTAIEKGKSLLFEGAQGTLLDIDHGTYPYVTSSSATAGGACTGTGVSPINIDKVVGVAKAYTTRVGEGPFPTEFGPELMNKIRKKGKEFGATTGRPRRCGWLDAVILKHAVMINGITELALTKLDVLDDTDTIKVCVAYKCGGKTLKNFPGNMETLSACEPVYEELPGWNADISAITKYRQLPGKARKYIAYISKLVNRKISMVSVGSERKQTLIRV
- the uppS gene encoding di-trans,poly-cis-decaprenylcistransferase; protein product: MQDIPAHVAIIMDGNRRWARLHKLPLTAGHVEGVKAVRRVLNAAPDVGIKILTLYAFSTENWKRPKEEISALLGFLEHYLDTEYKNLMDKGVRFDTIGKIDKFPAALRRKINKVRELTKHNSRLVLNLALNYGGRDEILEATRRIAADVKK